One window of the Desulfuribacillus alkaliarsenatis genome contains the following:
- a CDS encoding flagellar protein FlaG — protein sequence MNIQNISSANLGNSDRVQPKQSNNQVLNQAVNQQASNQAHNQNQRQQSRTQANIESQRANQSQRQTVSEDDLLKAIERANSSIDKNNARFEYSIHEDTKRIMVKVVDTVNDEVIKEIPAEEVLDLVAKIWEMSGILLDEKR from the coding sequence ATGAACATTCAGAACATTTCATCTGCGAATTTGGGGAATTCTGATAGGGTACAACCAAAACAAAGTAATAATCAAGTATTGAATCAAGCAGTAAACCAACAAGCTTCAAACCAAGCACATAACCAAAACCAGCGTCAGCAATCAAGAACTCAGGCTAATATAGAATCACAGAGGGCAAACCAGTCTCAAAGACAAACCGTATCTGAGGATGATTTATTAAAAGCAATTGAACGGGCAAATAGCAGCATAGACAAAAACAATGCTCGCTTTGAATATTCGATTCACGAAGATACGAAGCGTATAATGGTTAAAGTCGTAGATACGGTAAATGATGAAGTAATAAAAGAAATTCCTGCCGAAGAGGTTTTAGACTTAGTAGCGAAGATATGGGAAATGAGCGGGATCTTACTAGATGAAAAGAGGTAA
- a CDS encoding basic amino acid ABC transporter substrate-binding protein, whose protein sequence is MKKWTKLFLVFTLALSVALLAACGSSDTQAPANDDAADPSLPVYKVGTDAAYKPFEWTMPNGDIVGFDVDVINAVGEAAGFRVDIQHKGWEGLFETVENGEVDMAVSAITITEERKQKYDFANPYFEATQLILVPENSDINSLADLEGKDIGVQQGTTGDIAVRSAFGQQYSGVKPFENTPFAIQALSIGQVDAVVADNVVVMEYVKANPNANLRYVFDDAFDAEYYGFLVKKGNTELLEKLNEGLRIIKENGTYDAIYAEYFGQ, encoded by the coding sequence ATGAAAAAGTGGACAAAATTGTTCCTAGTTTTCACATTAGCTTTATCCGTAGCATTATTAGCAGCATGTGGATCATCCGACACACAAGCACCAGCAAATGATGACGCTGCAGACCCAAGCTTACCAGTATACAAAGTAGGTACTGACGCTGCGTACAAGCCGTTCGAATGGACTATGCCAAACGGTGATATTGTTGGTTTTGACGTTGATGTAATCAACGCTGTAGGTGAAGCCGCTGGATTTAGAGTAGATATCCAACATAAAGGTTGGGAAGGATTATTCGAAACTGTTGAAAACGGCGAAGTAGATATGGCTGTTTCTGCAATTACTATTACAGAAGAGCGTAAGCAAAAGTATGATTTTGCTAATCCGTATTTCGAAGCAACACAGCTTATCTTAGTACCTGAAAACTCTGACATTAACTCTTTAGCAGACTTAGAGGGTAAAGACATTGGAGTTCAACAAGGGACTACTGGTGATATCGCTGTTCGTAGTGCTTTTGGACAACAATACTCAGGTGTGAAGCCATTTGAGAACACACCATTTGCTATTCAAGCATTATCGATTGGTCAAGTTGATGCAGTGGTTGCAGATAACGTTGTAGTTATGGAATACGTGAAAGCAAACCCGAATGCTAATCTTCGTTACGTATTTGACGATGCATTTGATGCTGAGTACTACGGATTCTTAGTTAAGAAGGGTAACACTGAGTTACTAGAGAAGCTAAACGAAGGCTTAAGAATTATTAAAGAAAATGGCACATACGATGCAATCTATGCTGAGTACTTTGGTCAGTAA